In Myxococcus stipitatus, a single window of DNA contains:
- a CDS encoding type IV pilus modification PilV family protein, producing the protein MRSPRSRELRGVTLIEVLATMAVLLLGVAAIMMLVTQINSSNRRTLTHTQAQMLAERTLENIAAMGCTPTPPCANILARDNTRTTVWQTAAGATLDAAPADDSVQAREYEIAVDVDSPLQASATIENGAVGQPAIDRNLVPGVAGTAGNVANIRVSVSWVEPSRSGRQVVVMQTRVAP; encoded by the coding sequence ATGAGGTCCCCGCGGTCCCGCGAGCTCCGTGGCGTCACGCTCATCGAGGTACTGGCCACCATGGCGGTGCTTCTGCTGGGCGTGGCGGCAATCATGATGCTCGTCACGCAGATCAACTCCTCCAACCGCCGCACCCTGACGCATACGCAGGCACAGATGCTCGCGGAGCGGACGTTGGAGAACATCGCGGCCATGGGCTGCACGCCCACCCCGCCGTGCGCCAACATCCTGGCGCGCGACAACACCCGCACCACCGTGTGGCAGACGGCCGCGGGGGCCACGCTGGACGCCGCGCCTGCGGACGACAGCGTGCAGGCGCGCGAGTACGAAATCGCGGTGGACGTCGACAGTCCGCTGCAGGCCAGCGCGACCATCGAGAACGGCGCGGTGGGCCAGCCGGCCATCGACCGGAACCTGGTGCCCGGCGTGGCCGGCACCGCGGGGAACGTGGCCAACATCCGCGTCTCCGTGAGCTGGGTGGAGCCGTCCCGCAGCGGACGGCAGGTGGTGGTCATGCAGACGCGGGTGGCGCCATGA
- a CDS encoding PilC/PilY family type IV pilus protein: protein MRTLTQSLAVLLLLATTSARAQLAPLCESHLDEDKQAGFKAANSTPPILDDDALETGGATDDPLQIHNPGPNGYLQLQTNLRALDPEKISFPFDQRVSISYVFESAGASHALGYLYLKDAIAAGYVNAAGDLLDTNNNGILDLHEALYNLAPPEQPERYIGKLTAAGTPDRRCSVTFTDASGTKYSQPEIAMRSNCANTRQVFTTSNSNATAIYDARPGKTGTKLNTEVVGVSSNGSASSTDFSDKGLFPRIPNLLEPKDPANGEKGIGQMVFLLADDDSGADTYANLTPVEDTVASGPNGVPDYDVSKYDYRGIERAVNPNPGVSMQDRTVDLGEIKGGEEIVFFLIVYYDSDHSPGNTNNTTVYPCLKQVTTPGADQGKCLIHLRSPISVFFSKAAWNLDQNPVGGTIAARRNIGCGYSESCERENPNTNACKVTGTNEKLCGWLDNDALNRLRNEASYGNLNMPMEAVQVNRPGGYRNPMPHVIVGAPTTDPYRWILGFEDLPGGGDRDFNDVVFVINKQNGGTTRSGAMSGDISPSVADDFVITRVRFTREDDMVPPASRSCGSPPCWTEAQANACNRPGMPPPTINYYVAVDCKICSGSGASASCVKNPNPTWIPVEFPSPQDKTVELDMLALGFTGSQLCWRVNVTSPNDQCTPRIDNINVGYQAVKSGAYSRSSPSTVGNAILWGVNETPGKSWNGTNWPGDGQPSPAVRAYDNRKDYSLRGRLYFRSLYDPEVTNVTNVVERWDAGKVMALSFQSTDPLNRKLYTMTSAGARTTVKAEMDGPGNGNSPLFPDSFCDVNVGGKDVYDMNNDGRCGTPTITTPVSKNIPGETNDRTFLRDWLYGWEDRLAPGPANVKKPWAMGGINLSTVAVAVPPYLDSWAQNAQPAERDAYKKNFVDTLHDRETVAYVGTMNGFLHAFKSGAFRNEAVDDCASAPQLRGYFQRVGTSCTTPATPRDYGTGSEVFTYMPRLLLSRYVNSYIIHQSLANAPKPTMDASPTIANVDFGIPGEPKWKVSTPTNKQEGAKTVLVSASGRTSPAIYALDITNPADANYPMPLWEFNLARTDITSAFTNAAASNGNVLIPDVSGSRHAPSVARLNWDNSTDGVWTAVVGTDYKPLSSRSGTLYLLDMKTGEPLKKGNGAAGRYAGVITLEEGSGIAAETALVDLDQDGSYDTMYVPTTSGSVYRINVKSVNTSDTIGRQVKACKVASAPAVAATHPNAASNPAGTAWLQQIYSNLAVKVVREGATPKVRFYFGTADSPDEFGDGPTAAQRPNFRYHLMAFEDSQPDGSGACALLDPLWVKPLDPGQAVWGGVALSADKVYATTAVGTTADQCNLSVEDSGRYYEAPQLPDGTGAVAFTANQPLQGHGTSAPVVHDNHLFILTATGEMKMIGNDEWNNGAANVGATRSRVLVYDSVPDGRLPR from the coding sequence ATGCGCACCCTCACCCAAAGCCTCGCAGTGCTCCTCCTGCTGGCGACGACCTCCGCGCGCGCCCAGCTCGCTCCCCTCTGTGAATCCCACCTGGACGAGGACAAGCAGGCGGGCTTCAAGGCGGCCAACTCCACCCCGCCCATCTTGGACGACGACGCCCTGGAGACCGGTGGAGCCACCGACGACCCCCTCCAAATCCACAACCCGGGGCCGAACGGCTATCTCCAGCTCCAGACCAACCTCCGGGCCCTGGACCCCGAGAAGATCAGCTTCCCGTTCGACCAGCGCGTCTCCATCAGCTACGTGTTCGAGTCGGCCGGTGCGTCGCACGCGCTCGGCTACCTGTACCTGAAGGACGCCATCGCCGCGGGCTATGTGAACGCCGCCGGCGATCTGCTGGATACCAACAACAACGGCATCCTCGACCTGCACGAGGCGCTCTACAACCTGGCGCCTCCCGAGCAGCCCGAGCGCTACATCGGCAAGCTCACGGCGGCCGGCACGCCGGACCGGCGCTGCAGCGTCACCTTCACCGACGCCAGCGGCACCAAGTACTCCCAGCCTGAAATCGCGATGCGGTCGAACTGCGCGAATACGCGCCAGGTCTTCACGACGTCCAACTCCAACGCGACCGCCATCTACGACGCCCGCCCGGGCAAGACGGGAACCAAGCTCAACACCGAGGTCGTGGGTGTCTCGAGCAACGGCTCCGCGAGCTCCACCGACTTCAGCGACAAGGGCTTGTTCCCGCGCATCCCCAACCTGCTCGAGCCCAAGGACCCCGCCAATGGCGAGAAGGGCATCGGGCAGATGGTGTTCCTGCTGGCGGACGACGACTCCGGCGCGGATACCTATGCGAACCTCACGCCCGTCGAGGACACCGTGGCGTCAGGTCCCAACGGCGTCCCGGACTATGACGTCAGCAAGTATGACTACCGCGGCATCGAGCGCGCGGTGAACCCGAACCCGGGCGTGAGCATGCAGGACCGCACGGTCGACCTGGGCGAAATCAAGGGGGGCGAGGAGATCGTCTTCTTCCTCATCGTCTACTACGACTCCGACCACAGCCCCGGCAACACCAACAACACCACCGTCTATCCGTGCCTCAAGCAGGTCACGACGCCGGGCGCCGACCAGGGCAAGTGCCTCATCCACCTGAGGTCCCCCATCTCCGTCTTCTTCTCGAAGGCGGCGTGGAACCTGGACCAGAACCCGGTGGGCGGCACCATCGCGGCCCGGCGCAACATCGGCTGTGGCTACAGCGAGAGCTGCGAGCGGGAGAACCCGAATACCAACGCCTGCAAGGTGACTGGCACCAACGAGAAGCTGTGCGGCTGGCTGGACAACGACGCCCTCAACCGTCTGCGCAACGAGGCCTCGTACGGCAACCTGAACATGCCCATGGAAGCGGTGCAGGTGAACCGCCCTGGCGGCTATCGCAACCCCATGCCGCACGTCATCGTGGGCGCGCCGACCACGGACCCCTACCGGTGGATCCTCGGCTTCGAGGACCTCCCCGGCGGCGGTGACCGCGACTTCAACGACGTGGTGTTCGTCATCAACAAGCAGAACGGCGGCACGACGCGCTCGGGCGCCATGTCCGGCGACATCTCTCCCTCCGTCGCGGACGACTTCGTCATCACCCGCGTGCGCTTCACGCGCGAGGACGACATGGTGCCTCCGGCCAGCCGCTCCTGCGGCAGCCCGCCCTGCTGGACGGAAGCGCAGGCGAACGCGTGCAACCGGCCCGGCATGCCTCCTCCCACCATCAACTACTACGTGGCGGTGGACTGCAAGATCTGCTCGGGGAGTGGCGCGTCGGCTTCTTGCGTCAAGAACCCGAACCCCACCTGGATTCCGGTGGAGTTCCCCAGCCCGCAGGACAAGACGGTGGAGCTGGACATGCTGGCGCTGGGCTTCACCGGCTCGCAGCTGTGCTGGCGCGTGAACGTCACCAGCCCGAACGACCAGTGCACGCCGCGCATCGACAACATCAACGTGGGCTACCAGGCCGTGAAGTCGGGCGCCTACTCGCGCTCCTCGCCGTCCACCGTGGGCAACGCCATCCTCTGGGGCGTGAACGAGACGCCCGGCAAGTCGTGGAACGGCACGAACTGGCCCGGTGATGGGCAGCCGTCGCCCGCCGTGCGCGCGTACGACAACCGCAAGGACTACTCCCTGCGAGGTCGCCTCTACTTCCGTTCGCTCTACGACCCGGAGGTCACCAACGTGACCAACGTCGTCGAGCGCTGGGACGCCGGCAAGGTCATGGCCCTGTCCTTCCAGAGCACCGACCCGCTGAACCGCAAGCTGTACACGATGACCAGCGCTGGCGCCCGGACCACCGTCAAGGCGGAGATGGACGGCCCCGGTAACGGAAACAGCCCGCTGTTCCCCGACTCCTTCTGCGACGTCAACGTCGGCGGCAAGGACGTCTACGACATGAACAACGACGGCCGGTGCGGCACGCCGACCATCACCACGCCGGTGTCCAAGAACATCCCGGGCGAGACCAACGACCGCACCTTCCTCCGCGACTGGCTCTACGGCTGGGAGGACCGGCTCGCGCCGGGCCCTGCCAACGTGAAGAAGCCATGGGCCATGGGCGGCATCAACCTGTCCACGGTCGCGGTGGCGGTGCCGCCGTACCTCGACAGCTGGGCGCAGAACGCGCAGCCGGCCGAGCGTGACGCGTACAAGAAGAACTTCGTCGACACGCTCCATGACCGCGAGACGGTGGCCTACGTGGGCACCATGAACGGCTTCCTGCACGCCTTCAAGTCGGGCGCGTTCCGCAACGAGGCGGTGGACGACTGCGCGAGCGCCCCCCAGCTCCGCGGCTACTTCCAGCGCGTGGGCACCAGCTGCACGACGCCCGCGACGCCTCGTGATTACGGCACGGGGAGCGAGGTGTTCACCTACATGCCGCGCCTGCTGCTGTCGCGCTACGTGAACAGCTACATCATCCACCAGTCCCTGGCCAACGCGCCCAAGCCGACGATGGACGCCTCGCCCACCATCGCCAACGTGGACTTCGGCATCCCTGGCGAGCCGAAGTGGAAGGTGTCGACCCCGACGAACAAGCAGGAGGGCGCCAAGACGGTGCTCGTGTCGGCCTCGGGCCGCACCAGCCCCGCCATCTACGCGCTCGACATCACCAACCCCGCGGACGCGAACTACCCGATGCCGCTGTGGGAGTTCAACCTGGCCCGGACCGACATCACCTCGGCCTTCACGAACGCGGCCGCTAGCAATGGCAACGTGCTCATCCCCGACGTGTCGGGCTCCCGTCACGCGCCCTCCGTCGCGCGCTTGAACTGGGACAACAGCACGGACGGCGTCTGGACCGCCGTCGTGGGCACCGACTACAAGCCCCTGTCGAGCCGCTCCGGCACGCTGTACCTGCTGGACATGAAGACGGGCGAGCCCCTCAAGAAGGGCAACGGCGCGGCCGGTCGGTACGCGGGCGTCATCACGCTCGAGGAGGGCTCCGGCATCGCGGCGGAGACCGCGCTGGTGGACCTGGACCAGGACGGCAGCTACGACACCATGTACGTGCCCACGACCTCCGGAAGCGTGTACCGCATCAACGTGAAGTCGGTGAACACCAGCGATACGATTGGCCGCCAGGTGAAGGCCTGCAAGGTGGCGAGCGCTCCGGCCGTGGCGGCCACGCACCCGAACGCCGCGAGCAACCCCGCCGGCACGGCGTGGCTGCAGCAGATCTACTCCAACCTCGCCGTGAAGGTGGTGCGCGAGGGCGCCACGCCCAAGGTGCGCTTCTACTTCGGCACCGCGGACAGCCCGGACGAGTTCGGCGACGGCCCCACCGCGGCCCAGCGCCCCAACTTCCGGTACCACCTGATGGCGTTCGAGGACTCGCAGCCGGATGGCTCGGGGGCTTGCGCGCTGCTCGACCCGCTCTGGGTCAAGCCGCTCGACCCGGGCCAGGCGGTCTGGGGCGGCGTGGCGCTCAGCGCGGACAAGGTGTACGCCACCACCGCCGTGGGAACGACCGCGGACCAGTGCAACCTGAGCGTCGAGGACAGTGGCCGCTACTACGAGGCGCCGCAGCTCCCGGATGGCACTGGCGCCGTGGCGTTCACGGCGAACCAGCCGCTCCAGGGCCACGGGACCAGCGCCCCGGTCGTGCACGACAACCACCTGTTCATCCTGACGGCCACCGGCGAGATGAAGATGATCGGCAACGACGAATGGAACAACGGCGCGGCCAACGTGGGGGCGACGCGCTCGCGCGTCCTCGTCTACGACTCCGTGCCCGACGGGAGGCTGCCGCGATGA
- a CDS encoding Mut7-C ubiquitin/RNAse domain-containing protein encodes MSREREHDTVVTVQLHGALKDFLPVRERGGVVTVTPLGTPSVKDLLEAVGPPHPEIDVVQVDGQPVGFGHRVQPGSRVDAYPARHPFDEAPAIRVGPPLPDMPRFVLDVGLGRLAGFLRMLGFDTLWRNDFEDAELARLSSTEERVVLSRDLGVLKRGEVVLGYFPRETDPAEQLVELVRRYELTSRMRPFSRCIACNTPLTSATPHEVKDRVPEGVTERHTRFQQCPNCQRVFWAGSHHQRMQALVDHLREREHAP; translated from the coding sequence GTGAGTCGCGAGCGCGAGCACGACACGGTGGTGACGGTCCAACTGCATGGCGCGTTGAAGGACTTCCTCCCGGTCCGGGAGCGCGGCGGCGTGGTGACGGTGACGCCCCTGGGGACGCCTTCCGTGAAGGACCTGCTGGAGGCCGTGGGACCGCCGCACCCGGAGATCGACGTGGTGCAGGTCGACGGTCAGCCGGTGGGCTTCGGACATCGGGTGCAACCCGGCTCTCGCGTGGACGCGTACCCCGCCCGTCATCCGTTCGACGAGGCCCCCGCGATTCGCGTGGGTCCGCCTCTGCCCGACATGCCCCGCTTCGTCCTCGACGTGGGGTTGGGCCGGCTCGCGGGCTTCCTCCGGATGCTCGGCTTCGACACCCTGTGGCGCAACGACTTCGAGGACGCCGAGCTGGCCCGACTGTCCTCCACCGAGGAGCGCGTGGTGCTCTCCCGCGACCTCGGCGTCCTCAAGCGGGGCGAGGTCGTCCTCGGCTACTTCCCCCGGGAGACGGACCCCGCGGAGCAGCTGGTCGAGCTGGTGCGCCGCTACGAGCTGACCTCCCGCATGCGCCCCTTCTCACGGTGCATCGCCTGCAACACCCCGCTGACGTCGGCCACCCCGCATGAGGTGAAGGACCGCGTCCCCGAGGGCGTCACCGAACGGCACACCCGCTTCCAGCAGTGCCCGAACTGCCAGCGTGTCTTCTGGGCGGGCTCCCACCACCAGCGCATGCAGGCCCTGGTGGATCACCTCCGCGAGCGGGAACACGCTCCGTAG
- a CDS encoding FAM210 family protein, whose product MNPSVSDTTPPAPTSTAKAGKPPLMARFKALLLEYGPLAFVVHYVIFGLVLGGFYVAIKLGFRPESAGEQAGTWAAAYALSQVVKPLRLAGVFVLTPLVARIPPVHRFIERNKHKWSM is encoded by the coding sequence GTGAATCCTTCTGTCTCCGACACGACCCCACCCGCCCCGACCTCCACCGCGAAGGCCGGGAAGCCGCCGTTGATGGCGCGCTTCAAGGCCCTGCTGCTCGAGTACGGCCCGCTGGCCTTCGTGGTGCACTACGTCATCTTCGGCCTGGTGCTTGGCGGGTTCTATGTCGCCATCAAGCTGGGCTTCCGTCCGGAGAGCGCGGGCGAGCAGGCGGGCACCTGGGCCGCCGCCTACGCGCTCTCTCAGGTGGTGAAGCCGCTGCGCCTGGCGGGAGTGTTCGTGCTCACGCCGCTGGTCGCCCGGATTCCTCCGGTGCACCGCTTCATCGAGCGCAACAAGCACAAGTGGAGCATGTGA
- the lspA gene encoding signal peptidase II encodes MKASLRLLVLVATTVLVADQVTKYLAVSRLTDALDGREGLSRVTGYFTEQNLDNDPVTEGNTRRVTRPHRFIEDYWHFRYVENPGAAWGLFADLPESVRRAFFHVVSLAALGFIFFMYRRTEADQRLVRVALALISGGALGNFMDRLVRGYVIDFIDWHWRNQPGMRWPTFNVADAAICVGVAFMLLDSLKVRRPETVPAPLKESPNP; translated from the coding sequence ATGAAAGCCTCCCTTCGCCTCCTCGTCCTCGTGGCCACCACGGTGCTCGTCGCCGACCAGGTGACCAAATATCTGGCTGTGTCCCGGCTGACGGATGCCCTGGATGGCAGGGAGGGCCTGTCGCGGGTGACGGGCTACTTCACCGAACAGAACCTAGACAACGACCCGGTGACGGAGGGCAACACGCGCCGCGTGACGCGCCCGCACCGCTTCATCGAGGACTACTGGCACTTCCGCTACGTGGAGAACCCGGGCGCCGCCTGGGGGCTGTTCGCGGACCTGCCGGAGAGCGTCCGCCGCGCCTTCTTCCACGTCGTCAGCCTGGCGGCGTTGGGCTTCATCTTCTTCATGTACCGGCGCACGGAGGCCGACCAGCGCCTGGTGCGCGTGGCCCTGGCGCTCATCAGCGGCGGCGCGCTGGGCAACTTCATGGACCGGCTCGTCCGTGGCTACGTCATCGACTTCATCGACTGGCACTGGCGCAACCAGCCGGGCATGCGCTGGCCCACCTTCAACGTGGCGGACGCGGCCATCTGCGTGGGCGTGGCCTTCATGCTGCTGGACTCGCTCAAGGTGCGCCGGCCGGAGACCGTTCCGGCGCCCCTGAAGGAAAGCCCCAATCCGTGA
- the lspA gene encoding signal peptidase II, giving the protein MPRKYVILVAVALAVVALDQWTKYLVVRELTSQMDGQQTLGGRIGAMVGEPPPQGFDGLHYRPSRHIEVSESFLRLRYAENPGAAWGLFRNLPPQTRGPLFHVVSLGAVLLIVFYFRKLSGSNPEEKWALWGLPLVLGGALGNYIDRLARGFVIDFIEAHWFDKATWPSFNIADSAICVGVGLLVIDAFVRKEKPAAQEPSKV; this is encoded by the coding sequence GTGCCTCGCAAATACGTCATCCTCGTCGCCGTCGCCCTGGCCGTCGTCGCGCTGGACCAGTGGACGAAGTACCTCGTCGTCCGCGAGCTGACCTCGCAGATGGATGGCCAGCAGACGCTCGGCGGCCGCATCGGCGCGATGGTGGGCGAGCCGCCCCCGCAGGGCTTCGACGGGCTGCACTACCGTCCCAGCCGCCACATCGAGGTCTCCGAATCGTTCCTGCGCCTGCGCTACGCGGAGAACCCGGGCGCGGCCTGGGGGCTGTTCCGCAACCTCCCCCCGCAGACGCGCGGCCCCCTGTTCCACGTCGTGAGCCTGGGCGCGGTGCTCCTCATCGTCTTCTACTTCCGCAAGCTGTCCGGCTCGAATCCGGAGGAGAAGTGGGCGCTGTGGGGCCTGCCCCTGGTGCTCGGCGGCGCGCTGGGCAACTACATCGACCGGCTGGCGCGCGGCTTCGTCATCGACTTCATCGAGGCCCACTGGTTCGACAAGGCGACGTGGCCGTCCTTCAACATCGCCGACTCGGCCATCTGCGTCGGCGTGGGCCTGCTCGTCATTGACGCCTTCGTCCGCAAGGAGAAGCCCGCGGCGCAGGAGCCCTCCAAGGTCTGA
- a CDS encoding prolipoprotein diacylglyceryl transferase → MLPIIFRFTFTTVWAQVLLFVLLGGLVGYITFNGWRTAVGEKDPKTGARRPVTKQDRMWRAAYYGASGLALAGVGLWYALPSGSFLGVGGKGEGFPLHTYGVLLASGFIAAVTVAGRLAQDEWRKLEWVGGQWVDTEGPRKREQVMDMAFWVLVGGILGSRLLFVMVNWRDYAKDWTQVFSLGGGLVFYGGLIGASVAAWLFARSHHIDFLRLADVCIPTVSLGQCLGRLGCFGAGCCWGDVAPAGAASAVHFPGPGLARDLLGHLGGGSSLAYSSQAEDVRYVVEATGQVLHEAAPGAVRISDWVLQHGHTLGVYPTQLFESLGQMVLFGGLLYARRHRRFHGHIFALWLMAYAVLRSTVELFRGDVERGTLHGLLQSLGASGLAESVPLEAWYNVSTSQFISLCMFTFGAVLLYQKGRKGGDEAASGLGPTPSAA, encoded by the coding sequence ATGCTCCCCATCATCTTCCGCTTCACCTTCACCACCGTCTGGGCGCAGGTGCTGCTCTTCGTCCTGCTGGGCGGGCTGGTGGGCTACATCACCTTCAACGGCTGGCGCACCGCGGTGGGGGAGAAGGACCCGAAGACGGGCGCGCGGCGGCCGGTGACGAAGCAGGACCGGATGTGGCGCGCGGCGTACTACGGCGCCAGCGGCCTGGCGTTGGCGGGAGTGGGCCTGTGGTACGCGCTCCCCTCGGGCTCCTTCCTGGGCGTGGGCGGAAAGGGCGAGGGCTTCCCCCTGCACACCTACGGCGTGCTGCTGGCCTCCGGCTTCATCGCGGCGGTGACGGTGGCGGGGCGGCTGGCGCAGGACGAGTGGCGCAAGCTGGAGTGGGTGGGCGGCCAGTGGGTGGACACCGAGGGCCCCCGCAAGCGCGAGCAGGTCATGGACATGGCCTTCTGGGTGCTCGTGGGCGGCATCCTCGGCAGCCGGCTGCTCTTCGTGATGGTCAACTGGCGCGACTACGCGAAGGACTGGACGCAGGTGTTCTCGCTCGGCGGCGGGCTCGTCTTCTACGGTGGCCTCATCGGCGCCTCCGTGGCGGCCTGGCTGTTCGCGCGCAGCCACCACATCGACTTCCTGCGGCTGGCGGACGTGTGCATCCCCACCGTGTCGCTGGGGCAATGCCTCGGGCGGCTGGGGTGCTTCGGTGCGGGCTGCTGCTGGGGCGACGTGGCGCCGGCGGGCGCGGCCTCGGCCGTCCATTTCCCGGGGCCCGGGCTGGCGCGGGACCTGCTGGGCCACCTGGGCGGGGGCTCGAGCCTCGCGTACTCGTCCCAGGCGGAGGATGTGCGCTACGTCGTGGAGGCCACCGGGCAGGTGCTCCACGAGGCCGCGCCGGGCGCCGTGCGCATCTCCGACTGGGTGCTGCAGCACGGGCACACCCTGGGGGTCTACCCCACCCAGCTCTTCGAGTCCCTGGGGCAGATGGTGCTCTTCGGGGGGCTCTTGTACGCGCGGCGGCACCGCCGCTTCCACGGCCACATCTTCGCGCTGTGGTTGATGGCGTACGCGGTGCTCCGCAGCACGGTGGAGCTGTTCCGGGGCGACGTGGAGCGGGGCACCCTGCACGGCCTGCTCCAGTCGCTGGGGGCCTCCGGGCTGGCGGAGTCCGTGCCGCTGGAGGCCTGGTACAACGTGTCCACCAGCCAGTTCATCTCCCTGTGCATGTTCACCTTCGGAGCGGTGCTGCTCTACCAGAAGGGGCGCAAGGGGGGGGACGAGGCGGCGAGCGGCCTGGGGCCCACGCCGTCGGCGGCGTGA
- a CDS encoding MXAN_5187 C-terminal domain-containing protein: protein MPPPDARQFSARSSAGKPQADISSSEAVLQECESLEADLAALRNLFEQYFLGAERHPPTKAHDDFKKRVTRLKTAFIRSTAAKFRVGSIHSKYLTYERLWTRTLQEIEAGTYKRDLFKARRRAEVRGTAANKDGKKGVVELPEDISDMDFEEVEELSRPRPVNEPPLAAAILSATQPAARVATPAVAAAPRPAAQAVPGIAPVVPPGATPRSGVPSVAPVTGTPSKGLPTVAPALAAAARPGAAPVSKPAGVVPPVRPATAPVAAAPKPPSAGGGGMSDDKLRAVYDAYVTAKRRCQEDTSKMSYESVAATLRKQVPELLKQHNAKAVEFKVVIKDGKASLKAVPK from the coding sequence ATGCCGCCCCCCGACGCCCGACAGTTCTCCGCCAGGTCCTCCGCAGGCAAGCCCCAGGCGGATATCAGCTCCAGCGAGGCCGTCCTCCAGGAGTGCGAGTCGCTCGAGGCGGACCTGGCCGCCCTCCGCAACCTCTTCGAGCAGTACTTCCTGGGCGCCGAGCGTCACCCGCCCACCAAGGCGCACGACGACTTCAAGAAGCGGGTGACCCGCCTCAAGACGGCGTTCATCCGCTCCACCGCCGCGAAGTTCCGCGTCGGCAGCATCCACAGCAAGTACCTCACGTACGAGCGGCTGTGGACGCGCACGCTCCAGGAAATCGAGGCGGGCACGTACAAGCGTGACCTGTTCAAGGCCCGCCGCCGCGCCGAGGTGCGTGGCACCGCCGCGAACAAGGACGGCAAGAAGGGCGTGGTGGAGCTGCCGGAGGACATCTCCGACATGGACTTCGAGGAGGTGGAGGAGCTGTCCCGCCCCCGTCCGGTCAACGAGCCTCCGCTGGCCGCCGCCATCCTGTCCGCCACGCAGCCGGCCGCGCGCGTCGCGACCCCCGCTGTCGCCGCCGCGCCCAGGCCCGCGGCGCAGGCCGTCCCGGGCATCGCGCCCGTGGTGCCTCCTGGCGCGACGCCGCGCTCGGGTGTGCCCTCGGTGGCGCCGGTGACGGGGACGCCCTCGAAGGGGCTGCCCACGGTGGCGCCCGCGCTCGCTGCGGCCGCGCGCCCCGGCGCGGCCCCGGTGTCGAAGCCCGCGGGTGTGGTGCCTCCGGTGCGTCCGGCTACCGCGCCGGTGGCCGCGGCGCCGAAGCCTCCCTCGGCGGGCGGTGGCGGCATGTCCGACGACAAGCTGCGCGCCGTCTACGACGCCTACGTCACCGCGAAGCGGCGCTGCCAGGAGGACACGTCGAAGATGTCCTACGAGTCGGTGGCCGCCACCCTGCGCAAGCAGGTGCCGGAGCTGCTCAAGCAGCACAACGCCAAGGCGGTGGAGTTCAAGGTCGTCATCAAGGACGGCAAGGCCTCGCTCAAGGCCGTCCCCAAGTAG
- a CDS encoding KdsC family phosphatase, with amino-acid sequence MNHDPKSLEARVARLSVMIFDIDGTLTDGRIFWVPDSGWTQMYSVRDGMGIKRLQEAGLEVAAISGGDSLSAQMRMQSLGIKHVHFGSQDKVAHFERLLSLLNVSAERCGYMGDEVVDLPLLKAVGFSAAPPEAPDEVCSQVHYVARKAAGFGAAREVCEFILRHRR; translated from the coding sequence ATGAATCACGACCCGAAGTCCCTCGAGGCGCGGGTGGCGCGCCTGTCGGTGATGATTTTCGACATCGACGGGACGCTCACCGACGGGCGCATCTTCTGGGTGCCCGACTCCGGCTGGACGCAGATGTACAGCGTGCGCGACGGCATGGGCATCAAGCGCCTCCAGGAGGCGGGCCTCGAGGTGGCCGCCATCTCCGGTGGCGACAGCCTGTCCGCGCAGATGCGGATGCAGTCGCTGGGCATCAAGCACGTGCACTTCGGCAGCCAGGACAAGGTGGCGCACTTCGAGCGGTTGCTGTCGCTCTTGAACGTGTCCGCGGAGCGCTGCGGCTACATGGGGGACGAGGTCGTGGACCTGCCCCTGCTCAAGGCCGTGGGCTTCTCCGCGGCGCCCCCGGAGGCTCCCGACGAGGTGTGCTCCCAGGTCCACTACGTCGCGCGGAAGGCCGCCGGCTTCGGCGCCGCGCGCGAGGTGTGCGAGTTCATCCTCCGCCACCGGCGGTAG